A segment of the Phacochoerus africanus isolate WHEZ1 unplaced genomic scaffold, ROS_Pafr_v1 Scaffold_178, whole genome shotgun sequence genome:
ctgtgggttgtctttttgagttgtttagggtttcttttgctgtgcttctggggttttatcttttACCATCTGGAACATGTTCCCCACCACCTCATTCTTagttgctatttgtatttttatgtctgCAGTAGGTTAGTTACAATTCTtgatcttggagaagtggccctctGTAGGAGACATCCTGTGTGTCCCAGCAGTGCACTCCCCTCTCATCACTCAAACTATGTGCCTAAAGGGTTCCCTCAAAGAGGGCTGCATGGGTCCTTCTGTTGTGGTGGGTTGACTCTGTGGCTGGTCTGGTAGGCTCGTTTGGCCTCTGATCCGGTTATTGCCAGGTCCTGCCTTGTGTGGATGCTGCTGGCTGCTGTTTAGCAGGACCTTGTCACAAGGTGGCTGGCCGCAGAACCCTAGGGTGTCCCAGGGCTAGGGCTGGCTCACTGGTGGGCACAGTCAGGGTCCTGAAAGCTCTGGGGCTGTTGTCTGCCCATTGGCAAGTGAAACCAGTTCCCAGGGTTAGTGCTGGACTACTGGCAGGCAGAGTAGGTTCCTGGAGTCGGCTTCAGGGCTCAGGGATCCCAGAACTTGTTCCATATCATTGGTAGCGGGGAAGGGAGATGATTCCTGACACAGTCGGGTGTAGGGTTCGGGGTGTCCTGAAGCTTGCATTGGCTTGCTAGTGGACCAGGACAGGGCCCAGCTGGTCCCAGGTAGGGTCTGGCCTGCTGTGGGCAGGCTGGGTCTGCAGACTGTGGGAATGTGTTTTCCTTGTGTCTGGTGTCTGCTCCTTGTGAGTGAGGCTTGTCTAGACATAGTGCTGGCTTCCTGAGGGCAAAGCTGTTACCTGCCCCTAGTGGGTGGTGCTGAGTCTTGACCCTCTGGTGGTCAGGGCCATGTTTAGTGGCACTGTGGGCCCACAAAGTCTTTAGCTAGCCTATCTGATGATGGGTGGGACTGTGttagttgtttggcctgaggcatcccagtTCTGGGTGGGGTCAGGTCTAGCTTGAATGAGCTAGAAGGAGGAGCCCCAAGTCATGCCCATGGGCACTGGCTCCCAGATATGACTGCACAGTAtctgtgtccccagggtgagCTGCAGCGATCTGCACCTCTCCAAGGCCAGCAggtgggtctgacccaggctcctatCAAAGTACTGCTTTTGTCCTGGATCCCAGTGCGTGTGCAATTTTGTGTCCACCCTTTAGGAGTCACGTCTGTATTTCTCACAGTCCTTTGGGACTCCTGAAattaagccctgctggccttcaaagccaaatgctcatCTTTCTGGCACAGGACCCCCTGGGTTAGGGAAcccaatgtggggctcagaactttcactcctggGGGAGAACTTCTGTActataattattctccagtttgtgagTAGCCCACCTGGAGGTATGGGACTGGTTATAAGAGTTGGCTCTTcctacccatctttttttttttttttttttccccttctttgtgtctttagttgtagaagatatTTTCTGGTAGGTTTCAGTCTTTTTCGTAGATGGTTCTTCTGCAGATAGTTGTGGTTttggtgagctcagggtctttcccACCACCTTGGCTGATCTCCAAGGGACTTTTCATATTCTCAGCCTTGGGCAGGTGGCTTTCCTGGGCCATAGTAGGTAAATAGTTCAAGGTCCTTGCTCATGGACAAAGCAGCACTTTCCTGCATCCCAACTGTGTCCTAGGCCTATGGGCCAGACTTCTGTCCCTGGGCTGTTGATATACCAGCATTGGAGGTGGTATGAGTTCTGGTCTCTGCCCAGCTTTATCTCCTACCTACTGTGGTTCCCTTCTTCCATTTCTggcacctttcttttttcttttttttgtctttttgccttttctagggccacttccctcggcatgtggaggttcccaggctgggggtctaatcggagctgtagcccctggcctatgccacagccacagcaactcgggatctgagccacgtctgcgacaccgcagctcatggcaacaccggatccttaacccgctgagcaaggccagggatcgaacccgaaatctcatggatactagtcaggttcttaatctgctgagccacagtgagaactccaccttttttctttttaggattaactatatattaaacttttattatctttataatgTTTTCTCCAACATTTGTATGTTTAGAGTGGGAAAGGGAAGGGTTTTCATATCTTCCCAgattattttaattagaaatctCTCTATGCAGATTCTTTAATCTCGTTAAGTctcagtctcttcaataaaagtATTGGGGAAAGTACATATGCATACTTAACCATAGTTTCTGCAAAAAAGtagatattttactttattttattgtcttttttccttttctagggccgatcccatggcatatggaggttcccaggctaggggtctaatcggacctgtagccaccagcctacaccagagccacagcaacacgggatccgagccgcgtctgcaatgacggatccttaacccactgagtgaggccagggatcgaacccacaacctcatggttcctagtcggattcgttaaccactgagccacgacgggaactccaaaaaaatagatattttaaaaagagcatagccattttattattttccttagtAGTGTAATAATTGTTGTCaatccatttttccttctccaatGCTGAATATCTTTGTAGGCATAATTATAGcccagaaaattatttaaaaatttttgttgttgaagcttttaaacttttataaaacGAGTACACACTTAATAAGAAACCCTGTCATAGAGGAGTGTAGGCGGGGTCCTGCAGATCACTGTGTCTTTCTTTGGGCAGTATAAGTTTTAGGTCAGGGCCTAAAGATGGGTAGCCCAGAGCCCAAAATGTTATTTGGCTGGCACGGTGTTTCCAAAAACTGTAAGTTTGTTGATGACACTTAGAAATGGTGACATAAAATTCAGATATCTGACTTCTCTTGAATAATGAAGATTTATTATTGGGCCTTCTTCACAGACAGGATCCAAACTCATACTGAATGGTTGCTGTCCCatgttttccccctttctctccaaAGACCACTTATCATGTATTATTAcacttttactgtttttttttaatagtacagAAATAGTAGTATATACCTATTTTTCTGTCAAAAATAGGAAAACGAAAGATGGATGGGAAAAGAACACATTGTGAGtgtcaacaacagcaaaaaaatcagtCAATCTAAGAGAGAAATGGAACATTTTATTCAAGCAAGATTTCAAGATTATGACTtgggaagagcatctcagaaagctctaaGAACTGTTCCACCCCTTAGAAATCAAAGCACAGGCGTTCCggctgcagcacagcaggttaaggatccagtgttgtctctgcagagccccaggttgctgcagaggtgcagattcaatccccagcctggtgcagtggattaaggatctggtgttgccgcagctgtggcacaggtcaaagTTGCAGCCCAGAGTCGGTCCCCAgcctggtgaggccagggattgtacggaatcctttttttttctttttttttttttctgtcttttatctttttagggccaaacctgcggcatatggaggttcccagtctaatcggagctacaactgctggcctacaccacagccacagcaatgccagatctgatacatgtctgcaacctacaccacaggtcacggcaacgcccgatccttagcccactgagcgagttcaggaatcgaacccgaaacctcacggttcctagtcagatttgtttccgctgtgccatgacgggaactcccaaaccgaatcctcatggattctagtcgggttcttaaccttctgagccacaatggaaactcctctttttcttttctaatcctGGCTTCCCGTTTTTACTGCCCTAGCGTACCCTCAATAACTGAGTTGCTTTCTATGGAGAAAACTACTGAGACTTCTGCAGCAATGGAAAATCCATGTTTACTCAAGCCTGTTTGCTCCATCCCCTACAGCCCGTGCCTCCTAgacaagtaaaaaacaaaacaaaaccactccCTGACAACTTGCTATGAGTAGATATTTTGATTTGAAAAGCAAAAGTCTCCATTTAACTGAGATTGAAGGTTTAAAGTGCAAACACCCTAAGAAAGGTCTCAATACATCAACAAGTAGAAGTGAAAGTTTAGTTTATTCTATTTTGGTTGATAGGATTTCATAGCATTAAGAGAGCCCTGGGCAACTGGCAGAGGGTGAGGGATGGGAGGGGGTTCTTAggtgagaagggagagagagatggaggagtgCCTTTTGGGgctcagcctcactcagtggcttaaggttccagcattgctgcaagcttcggtgtaggtcgcagatgtggctcagatccgagttgctgtggccctgcctggggacttccatatgccgcaggtgcagccctaaaaaggacaaaaaaatgggggggggggagatgctgGAGTACAGGAGGTACAAAAGGAGCAGAATTAAAGTATCACTGTTTCATGTGGAAATTTGTAGCAACTTTTTTAGTTTTGTGGGCATGTAGATTGAGACTGGAACTTTTTTGTCCCCCCCGGGAAAACTTGTTTCCGTGTAGCTTTACATTCTGTATGTAAATATGTTATTGCCATTTGTTTTGCAGATTGTGGGATTAGTGATATGCTTTCCTTCAACAGCAGAAAAGTTGAAGATGTCTAAACATTTAGTGGCTTTGACTGTGACCACCCTTCTTGGCGTGGCTGTTGGGGGGTTTGTCCTGTGGAAAGGCATCCAGCGCCGGAGGAATAAAACGAGCCATGTGACCCGGCAGCAGCTgccaccaccgccacagccaaAAGCGCCAGGCAGGGGGGAGCTGCCCGCCCCAGAAGAGGATCAGCCCCACTCGAGTGCCCCCAGAGCCTCATGGGAAGAAAGGATCCTTAAAGCAAAGGTGGTGACTGTGTCTCAGGAGGAGGAATGGGATCAAATCGAGCCTTTGCTTAGGAGGGAGTTAAAAGATTTTCCAGTACTTGGAATCGACTGTGAGTGggtaagtgaaaaagcaaaaataaaacaaatcttttctgcttttccagCTAGGGACCTTGACTAGTCAAATAGAGGATAGATTAAAGGAGAAGTAGCTTGTTCTCAGCTTACTTGTAAATAGATTTTAGCAGAAGGAGAAGCAGCTTCTCAGGATAGGAGAGTGCTTATAATCATGGATTCTGGGGTCAGAACTCTATCAGTCCATGTTCACCACTTCCATTCTGATctcggagagacagcagtgactgatggcttgaagcgagatcttaattctctgctcaggaattgaacctgggcagcctgagtGAAGACCAGGAATCCTAGCCCCTAGACCAGCTAGAGActgaaagcagaattgccctgattcttgcccccattgaaagcaagaatgtttcaagaaagcaaagactgtgaaaacaggtacaaagtttcttagaaacacagtacagcgtgtgggagagcacacagggcAGTAGTCTGCTTATCTGAGGCAGAAGCACAGCAATAATACATGCCCAAAGGAGGAGCATGGGTGCAGGTGGGCATCTGAGGAGACCACCTgagaggtgatttaaaccacTTAATATGGTGCAGTTTTTCcggggtctttgttttcctttggccagttattttgttttatttttcacacctgaccagacccagggccctcccagatctgcatgcacatcttttggccaaaGCAAGGCAAGATTTATTGTGGtttggcaccccctccctttctgacccagagtgGTCTCTCTGCGCATGTGTAGTTGGAGTCTCCCTGACCCCATAGATGGaaagtatgtgacctcttggtcCTTGGTCCAAGTAGGGCTCAGTCCCCTCTTTTAATCCTGTCATTACCACTGTTTACAACTCGAAGAAGACAAAGTACCaattatttgccttgtgcctgtcCTTATTTGTATCTTGAAGTCAGGTGGCTGGTTATAAATGTCTGTCCtggagcccacctatctcctgcctcaattCTGTGAACTTGGACAAGCtgcttaacctctttgagcctcagtgtaCTTATCTGTAGTAGGGATGTAATGGTATTTGCTGGCCAGGCCTTTTTTAGGATTCAAATAGATAGTCCGTGTATACAGGCTTCAACACAATTTTAACATATAGTAATTGCTCATTAAATATTAGctactgttaatatttttaatagtattttcatAAGGATGCCATGGAGAAGACAGTTGGAAGTCTGTTTAAATGGGAATTATTAcacataataattttattatgttttaaaaataataattttaaaatgtttttaaaatatgtaaaatatgattttaaaaataatagttaaaacGAAAGACGTTATTTACTCTAAGCCAGgtactaggcttttttttttttttttcattatcttattttttatttatttattttttgttattttctttatctcatttatttttgacaGTAATCCTCTGTAGGAAGATGCTATTATTGTCTTCCCTTTAGAGATAGGAAACATAAAAAGATTTAGTTACTTGCCCAAGACTATAAAGCTAGTAACTAGCATTTGAGCTGCTCTTTCTTAACCATatgattaatttttctaatagCTGTTATTTTGGGGGAGTTGTTGCATCGTTGTGATGAGGGTAATAGGGTACGCCTACTCCTCTGTCATTCTGTTCAGAGTGAACCTTAATCTCCCTGAAACAGaagatattacaaaaataaataaacaaatcatggTTATCTCTTATTAATTCAGCATATTACTTTGCCATTTCTCTGATATATGTCTTTTGGCTGTCTGGAATACGGTCAAGAGCGAGGGAATGTAACTGAAAGAGGCCCTAAGCAGAATAACTGACACAAAATCAGATTGCAGGTTGGTAGGAGGGACTATGAGATGCCAATACAATGATGACCAAGAAGGGAACATCTGACAGTGTGGGAAAAGTTTAGCAGTCACACAAGGCCTTACAGAGCTACTGAGGATGTTTATAtcagtaatagtagtagtagtttATACCAATGACCTTGGGCCATTAGGAAAGCATAGGGCACTTTTAGTTTCTTGTATATAAGAATTATATCATTTTAGAAATAGTAACATATTTCTatatcattttagaaatatttacatgagcaataatagaagaaaacatcGTAAACAATGAGCTTTAGTAGATTAGGAACATTCACATTTGCCAAACAGCTTGATTATTCCAATCAAATGAAGTATAACTGCAGCAAAAACAAGGTAGTCTGAAGTGAATAGTCATTACCGTAGTTgatttaataataatatgtttAATTACCATAGCAGAGGCACAGAAGTGAAAGTGGCAAAGAATCCAAAAcccactttggtttttttttggtcttttgtctttttagagccacacccatagcatgtggaggttcccaggctagggatctaatcggagctgtagccgtcagcctacaccacagccacagcaacgacgactccttaacccactgagcaaggccagggatcgaacctgcaacctcatggttcctactcagattcatttctgctgcaccacgacaggatcTCCAGATTTGGCTTTTGAATGTATTGAGCTCATGCTCATGCCAAATCTCCCTTCAGGTGTGATTGCATTTTCCTGATTGCTGCCacagaaaaaatttcatttatccctcttttcttcattcttccatttttaatcccctttctctttcattcactTCTGGATATTTGCTTAggtgttgtttttgttcttgttttatattGTCAGTACTTTAGATTTACCAAAATGTTTACCTTTTTCTTTGCTCATCTTTCCTTATATATCAGATCTTTCTGGCATCATTCTCTTTAAAGTCGTCCTTTAGAAGTTCATTTCTTGAGGGCTCAttgataataaatattattgttttgaaagtgtcttttcccccccttttttggaagccctgtggcacatggaggtccatggccagggatcagatctaagccatagTGCAACCTAAGCTTCAGCTGTGCGaagtctggatccttaatccactgtgctgggccggggttCAAAACTGtgtcctagcactcccaagatgccgccaatcccattgctgagccacaaccggaaacTCCTGAAAgtgtctttattttgcttttgatctTGGAAGTTATTTTCACTGGATAGAAAATtctagtttaggagttcccattgtggctcagtggtaacaaacccaactagtatacatgaggatgtgggtttgatccctggccttgctcagtaggttaaggatctggtattgctgtgagctgtggtgttaggtcgcagatgtggctcagatcccatgttgctgtggctgtgggcaaaggcaggcagctgtggctccaattcgacccctagcctgggaacttaaatgtgcctcgggtgtggccttaaaaagcaaaacaaacaaacaaaattccagtttagcaatttattatcattttcaagattgaattccattttcttctggctTCCATTGTTGCTGTTGAAAATAACTGTCAGTCTAAATGTTGATTCCTTGTAGGTAATCTAATTTTTTTGTAGCTCTTTGTAAGATCTTCTTTTTGAGTTAGTGGTTCTCAAGATTCACTGTGATGAGACTAGG
Coding sequences within it:
- the LOC125119180 gene encoding exonuclease 3'-5' domain-containing protein 2-like, whose amino-acid sequence is MQVAKEVPVLQREVPQVFQSSPGPQIVGLVICFPSTAEKLKMSKHLVALTVTTLLGVAVGGFVLWKGIQRRRNKTSHVTRQQLPPPPQPKAPGRGELPAPEEDQPHSSAPRASWEERILKAKVVTVSQEEEWDQIEPLLRRELKDFPVLGIDCEWVSEKAKIKQIFSAFPARDLD